In the genome of Gemmatimonadaceae bacterium, one region contains:
- a CDS encoding GNAT family N-acetyltransferase, whose product MIERPSPSPASARHARASRREASDGITVRPAHMADLPLIVELRLALLREHGDNPIYERLRPDAPDRARRLFAAQLRSPDEVIFLGEVDGEVSGILRCIQTGGLPLLFPATHGYISSVYVVPRARRRGVLRALLAAAIQWCESRGLTELRLHNASDNAVANAAWDALGFRIVEHLRVRRLA is encoded by the coding sequence GTGATCGAGCGCCCGTCGCCGTCGCCGGCCTCCGCCCGCCACGCGCGCGCGAGCCGTCGCGAAGCGAGCGACGGCATCACCGTACGCCCCGCGCACATGGCGGATTTGCCGCTCATCGTCGAGCTCAGGCTCGCGCTGCTGCGCGAGCACGGCGACAATCCCATCTACGAGCGCCTCCGCCCCGACGCGCCCGACCGTGCCCGCCGGCTCTTCGCTGCCCAACTCCGCTCGCCCGATGAAGTGATCTTCCTCGGCGAAGTGGATGGCGAGGTGAGCGGCATCCTGCGCTGCATTCAAACCGGCGGCCTGCCGCTCCTGTTTCCGGCGACGCACGGCTACATCTCGTCGGTGTACGTCGTCCCCCGCGCGCGCCGGCGCGGCGTGCTGCGCGCGCTGCTCGCGGCCGCCATCCAGTGGTGTGAGTCGCGCGGCCTGACCGAGCTCCGCCTGCACAACGCGTCAGACAACGCCGTCGCCAACGCGGCCTGGGACGCCCTCGGCTTCCGCATCGTCGAGCACCTGCGCGTCAGGCGCCTCGCCTAA
- a CDS encoding cytidylate kinase-like family protein: MAIITVSRLYGSGGSEVAERIAHELGWQLLDNAFVDEVAARLGTPPAEVEAREERVPSLAQRLAATLALGAPEILPGPADAALPPSEERLIEVTERIIIEAASRGHSVLVGRGAQSVLAARQDVLHVFCYAPRPALVARAARRLAISDRDAEKIVDETNRQREQYVRTYWKRSWRAHENYHICLNTDWLGIDGAADIVVRLAREKFAASA, translated from the coding sequence ATGGCCATCATCACGGTGTCGCGTTTGTACGGCTCCGGCGGCTCGGAGGTGGCCGAGCGCATCGCGCACGAGCTCGGCTGGCAGCTGCTCGACAACGCGTTCGTCGACGAAGTCGCCGCTCGGCTAGGCACGCCGCCGGCCGAAGTCGAAGCGCGCGAGGAGCGCGTGCCGTCCCTCGCCCAACGCCTCGCCGCCACCCTCGCGCTGGGCGCGCCCGAAATACTCCCGGGCCCCGCCGACGCCGCGCTGCCCCCCAGCGAAGAGCGCCTCATCGAAGTCACTGAACGCATCATCATCGAAGCCGCGAGCCGCGGCCACTCCGTCCTCGTCGGTCGCGGCGCCCAGTCCGTGCTCGCCGCGCGCCAGGACGTGCTCCACGTCTTCTGCTACGCGCCGCGACCGGCGCTCGTCGCCCGCGCGGCACGCCGCCTCGCCATCAGCGACAGAGACGCCGAAAAAATCGTCGACGAAACCAACCGCCAGCGCGAGCAATACGTGCGCACCTACTGGAAGCGCTCGTGGCGCGCCCACGAAAACTACCACATCTGCCTCAACACCGATTGGCTCGGCATCGACGGCGCAGCCGACATCGTCGTCCGCCTGGCGCGCGAGAAGTTCGCCGCCTCCGCCTAA
- a CDS encoding MFS transporter — MPRYRNPIRVLMVHRNFRLFWLGQTGSVIGTWMESVARGWLALQLTNSAFMVGVVSAAGSLPVLLLTLYAGVVVDRHAKLRMVKITQALLMVQAGILWWFDWSGHITVAWLALLSLVAGAISAFDIPARQSLMIELVGREDVVDAIALNSSGFNVARVIGPAVAAVVIDRLGLAWCFAINSVSFLLVLVGLSMIRLTAAAARAADVSSGQAGSSMAGLIEGLRFMARTKPVAMLMMLVAVYSVFGIPFLVLMPVFAQDVLHGSARTYGTLLAAVGIGAVLGALSLAMMGHRARRGHWLAYASISFCVFLFLFSFTRTLWLSVPLLALVGFAMIQNNALCNGLLQTLSPDHLRGRVMAAYAFVFVGMGPIGSLLAGSVAEVAGTPVAVGGGAVALLLFAAWVLWVRPEVKRL; from the coding sequence GTGCCCCGGTATCGGAATCCGATTCGGGTGCTGATGGTGCATCGGAATTTCCGGCTCTTCTGGTTGGGACAGACGGGCTCCGTCATCGGCACATGGATGGAGTCGGTGGCGCGCGGCTGGTTGGCGCTGCAGCTGACGAACAGCGCGTTCATGGTGGGGGTGGTGTCGGCGGCGGGGTCGCTGCCGGTGTTGTTGCTCACGTTGTACGCCGGCGTGGTGGTGGACCGGCACGCGAAGCTGCGGATGGTGAAGATCACGCAGGCATTGTTGATGGTGCAGGCGGGCATCTTGTGGTGGTTCGACTGGTCGGGGCACATCACGGTGGCGTGGCTCGCGTTGTTGTCGCTGGTCGCGGGCGCGATCAGCGCGTTCGACATTCCGGCGCGCCAGTCGTTGATGATCGAGCTCGTGGGGCGTGAAGACGTCGTCGATGCGATCGCGCTGAACTCGAGCGGGTTCAACGTGGCGCGGGTAATCGGGCCGGCGGTAGCGGCGGTGGTGATCGACCGGTTAGGCCTGGCGTGGTGCTTCGCGATCAACTCGGTGAGCTTTCTGCTCGTGCTGGTGGGCCTGTCGATGATTCGCCTAACGGCGGCGGCGGCCCGGGCAGCGGACGTGTCGAGCGGACAGGCGGGCTCGTCGATGGCGGGATTGATCGAGGGGCTGCGGTTCATGGCGCGCACGAAACCGGTGGCGATGCTCATGATGCTGGTGGCCGTCTACTCGGTGTTCGGGATTCCGTTTCTCGTCTTGATGCCGGTGTTTGCGCAGGACGTGCTGCACGGGAGCGCGCGGACCTACGGGACGCTGTTGGCGGCGGTGGGCATCGGCGCGGTGTTGGGCGCGCTGTCGCTGGCGATGATGGGGCATCGCGCGCGGCGCGGGCACTGGCTCGCGTATGCGTCGATCTCGTTCTGCGTGTTTCTGTTTCTGTTCTCGTTCACGCGGACGTTGTGGCTGTCGGTGCCGCTGCTCGCTCTGGTGGGATTCGCGATGATCCAGAACAACGCGCTCTGCAACGGTCTCTTGCAGACGTTGTCGCCCGATCATTTGCGCGGCCGGGTGATGGCGGCATACGCGTTCGTGTTCGTCGGCATGGGACCGATCGGTTCGCTGCTGGCGGGATCGGTGGCCGAGGTGGCTGGAACGCCGGTGGCGGTGGGGGGCGGCGCGGTGGCGCTGCTGCTGTTTGCGGCCTGGGTGTTGTGGGTGCGGCCGGAAGTGAAGCGCCTCTGA
- a CDS encoding VWA domain-containing protein — translation MRSHTYSKFSPEMADAIDLQSLLDKLADFLLQSGFAGGKMQHPYWGEFGGDADRSMEALREAILNALMDSGQFTPEMLDALRGDADDDGESTAKLAKLLDDIIQRLVQEGYLNLEAPPQMPAGHQEVTGPGGLARAAARDVQFQLTEKGIDFLGFKTLRSLLGSLGKSSFGSHDTPYLATGIEADASSRTYEFGDTMNLDVNATLQNALIRNGNLDVPIDLDYSDLMVRQAEYRSSCATVLMLDTSHSMILYGEDRFTPAKKVALALTHLIRTQFPGDTLRVVLFHDSAEEIPLARLAHAQVGPYHTNTAEGLKLARRILVSQKKDMRQIVMITDGKPSALTMPNGTIYKNSMGLDALVAAQTLREVADCRRCGIMINTFMLARDRALVEFVKRVAAISRGKAYFTNTMTLGQFILMDFLRRKTRKVS, via the coding sequence ATGCGGTCGCACACGTATTCGAAGTTCAGCCCCGAGATGGCAGATGCCATCGACCTGCAATCGCTCCTCGACAAGCTCGCTGATTTCCTGCTTCAATCGGGATTCGCCGGCGGCAAGATGCAGCATCCATACTGGGGCGAGTTCGGCGGCGACGCCGACCGCTCCATGGAAGCGCTGCGTGAGGCGATTCTCAATGCGTTGATGGACAGCGGACAGTTTACACCGGAGATGCTCGACGCGCTGCGAGGCGACGCCGACGACGACGGCGAAAGCACGGCCAAGCTCGCCAAACTGCTCGACGACATCATCCAGCGGCTGGTGCAGGAAGGCTATCTGAATCTCGAGGCGCCGCCGCAGATGCCCGCCGGACACCAGGAAGTCACCGGCCCTGGCGGACTCGCGCGCGCCGCAGCCCGCGACGTCCAGTTCCAGCTCACCGAAAAGGGCATCGACTTCCTCGGCTTCAAGACGCTGCGCAGCCTTCTCGGTTCGTTGGGCAAGTCGAGCTTCGGCAGCCACGACACGCCCTATCTCGCCACCGGCATCGAGGCCGATGCCTCGAGCCGCACCTACGAGTTCGGCGACACGATGAACCTCGATGTCAACGCCACGCTGCAGAATGCACTCATTCGCAACGGCAATCTCGACGTTCCCATCGACCTCGATTACTCGGACCTCATGGTTCGCCAAGCCGAATACCGCTCATCGTGTGCTACTGTACTCATGCTCGATACGTCGCACTCGATGATCCTCTACGGCGAAGACCGATTCACGCCCGCCAAGAAAGTCGCGCTCGCGCTCACGCACCTCATCCGCACGCAGTTCCCCGGCGACACCCTCCGCGTGGTCCTGTTCCACGATTCCGCCGAGGAAATTCCGCTCGCCCGACTCGCGCACGCGCAGGTCGGCCCGTATCACACCAACACCGCCGAGGGCCTCAAGCTCGCACGCCGCATTCTCGTCTCGCAAAAGAAAGACATGCGCCAGATCGTCATGATCACCGACGGCAAGCCGAGCGCACTCACGATGCCTAACGGCACCATCTACAAGAACTCGATGGGACTGGACGCCCTCGTCGCGGCCCAGACCCTGCGCGAAGTCGCCGACTGCCGTCGCTGCGGCATCATGATCAACACGTTCATGCTGGCCCGCGACCGCGCCCTCGTCGAGTTCGTGAAGCGTGTTGCCGCCATCAGCCGCGGCAAGGCGTACTTCACCAACACGATGACCCTGGGTCAGTTCATCTTGATGGACTTCCTCCGGAGAAAGACCCGCAAAGTGTCCTGA
- a CDS encoding AAA family ATPase, translating to MAAVGASLILALVAFRLLHPAQPPAPTVPFSELAQALAGHQVKELRLDDGGARLIATLNAPKTIAGRNQTVIQANVPARAVTLSDLQQWSTSGVRVTVDALGSSAGVQLLIQILSLTVIVGVLLYVVVRQRGITASARFVATPPSRHLTLADVGGAREARADLSDVVAYLANPDRYHALGARCPRGVLLVGPPGTGKTLLARAVAGEAGCPVIVAAGSDFNEVYVGVGSRRVRQLAKRAREQAPCIIFIDEFDSLGGRRGRPNRSGEEEVTLNQLLVEMDGMEANDGIVWMAATNREDMLDPAVRRPGRFDRVVEVPLPTTTDRAEILRLHASGRPLDPDVNLERLAQLTVGHSGADLANLLNEAAIIAVQHDSDRITNAHIEQARDKVLLGRVRSGVIVAETERRLIAIHEAGHAVVGLVACPDDRLHKVTIEPRGRSLGAAHFAPESDRHVHPRSYLEGVIAKALGGRAAELVFLGPDAVTTGAGADLVQATTIARRMVAEFGMSDEVGLISADPSSPSGPPSAQLQGEVDRAVRTLIAAQARRAESIVREHQQAVDALAAALLERDILTAPEVHEIAAEHGVTPRAIA from the coding sequence GTGGCCGCCGTCGGCGCGTCGCTCATTCTCGCGCTGGTGGCCTTTCGCCTGCTCCACCCCGCACAACCACCAGCGCCAACCGTCCCGTTTTCCGAGCTCGCCCAAGCGCTCGCAGGCCATCAGGTAAAGGAGCTGCGCCTCGACGATGGCGGCGCGCGCTTGATCGCCACCTTGAATGCGCCCAAGACGATCGCCGGTCGAAACCAAACGGTCATCCAGGCGAACGTCCCCGCGCGCGCCGTAACGCTCTCCGACCTGCAGCAATGGAGTACCAGTGGCGTCCGTGTCACTGTGGATGCCCTCGGCTCCTCGGCCGGTGTTCAGCTGCTGATTCAGATTCTGAGCCTCACGGTCATCGTCGGCGTCTTGCTGTACGTCGTCGTCCGCCAGCGCGGCATCACGGCCTCGGCGCGGTTCGTCGCCACGCCGCCGTCACGGCATCTCACGCTGGCTGATGTCGGCGGAGCGCGTGAAGCGCGCGCCGACCTCTCCGACGTCGTCGCGTACCTGGCGAATCCCGATCGATATCACGCCCTCGGAGCACGCTGCCCGCGCGGCGTGCTTCTCGTGGGCCCGCCGGGCACCGGCAAGACGCTGCTCGCCCGTGCGGTAGCCGGCGAGGCCGGATGCCCGGTCATCGTCGCCGCCGGTTCCGACTTCAACGAGGTCTACGTTGGCGTGGGCTCGCGACGCGTGCGGCAGCTGGCCAAGCGCGCCCGCGAACAGGCGCCGTGCATCATCTTCATCGACGAATTCGACTCCCTCGGCGGCCGCCGCGGCAGGCCTAACCGATCCGGCGAAGAGGAAGTCACGCTCAATCAGCTCCTCGTCGAGATGGACGGCATGGAAGCCAACGACGGCATCGTCTGGATGGCCGCGACGAACCGCGAGGACATGCTCGATCCGGCAGTGCGCCGGCCGGGACGCTTCGATCGAGTCGTCGAGGTACCGCTGCCTACGACCACCGATCGCGCCGAAATCCTTCGCCTTCACGCGTCGGGCCGTCCCTTGGATCCGGACGTGAATCTCGAGCGCCTCGCACAACTTACCGTTGGGCATTCGGGCGCCGACCTCGCCAACCTGCTCAACGAAGCGGCGATCATCGCGGTCCAGCACGACAGTGACCGCATCACCAACGCGCACATCGAGCAGGCACGGGACAAGGTGCTGCTCGGTCGTGTGCGATCCGGCGTCATCGTTGCCGAGACCGAGCGTCGTCTCATCGCCATCCACGAGGCCGGACACGCGGTAGTCGGACTGGTCGCCTGTCCGGACGATCGATTGCACAAGGTGACCATCGAGCCGCGCGGCCGCTCACTCGGCGCCGCCCACTTCGCGCCCGAATCGGACCGCCACGTGCATCCCCGCTCGTATCTCGAGGGCGTCATTGCCAAAGCACTCGGCGGACGCGCGGCCGAGCTCGTGTTCCTTGGCCCCGACGCGGTCACCACCGGTGCCGGCGCGGATCTGGTGCAAGCGACCACGATTGCACGCCGCATGGTGGCGGAGTTCGGCATGAGCGACGAGGTCGGACTCATCAGCGCCGATCCGTCGTCGCCGAGCGGTCCGCCGAGCGCGCAATTGCAAGGCGAGGTCGATCGCGCGGTGCGCACGCTGATTGCGGCGCAGGCGCGCCGCGCCGAGTCGATTGTTCGGGAGCACCAGCAGGCCGTGGACGCACTCGCGGCGGCGCTGCTCGAGCGCGACATCCTGACCGCGCCCGAGGTGCACGAAATTGCGGCGGAGCACGGCGTGACGCCGCGCGCTATCGCCTAA
- a CDS encoding HAMP domain-containing sensor histidine kinase, with protein sequence MRSRAPRATATAREPERVERSSGGSGAMRAVPPVVTLAVPDLRIAKALREALRRAADRVAAAPAAVEQGTHADDLRFQLEALQAAISQAAAGETPLLERAAPAVPVQKVLNLLRASLVAELSSVRESVPAGDIISLMSAIEDVQLALDRDEAHRFASRLSGAGGLELIVEVAHDLRSPLASILFLAETLRKAQSGVVNPVQERQLGLIYSAAFGLSAMASDVIELARGGDRLVDTALVPFSVADLMRSVRDIVLPMAEEKGLTVRLTTPDADFRLGHPGALNRVLLNLTTNALKFTSEGHVELTAKQLSRTRLAFSVQDTGRGIPPEVMSCLFETFRRRRNAGEYTFSSAGLGLSICRKLVAAMGGALQVDTGAAAGTRFSFELDLAIAPRL encoded by the coding sequence GTGAGGTCGCGCGCCCCGCGCGCGACCGCGACGGCGCGCGAGCCTGAGCGCGTCGAGCGTTCATCGGGTGGCAGCGGCGCAATGCGCGCCGTGCCACCCGTCGTCACCCTTGCCGTACCGGATTTGCGGATTGCGAAGGCGCTGCGCGAGGCGCTGCGCCGAGCCGCCGATCGGGTGGCCGCTGCACCCGCGGCCGTCGAGCAGGGGACGCATGCGGACGATCTGCGCTTCCAGCTCGAGGCATTGCAGGCTGCGATCTCACAAGCCGCTGCGGGCGAGACGCCATTGCTCGAGCGTGCGGCGCCGGCGGTGCCGGTCCAGAAAGTCCTCAATCTGCTGCGCGCGTCGTTAGTCGCCGAGCTCTCGAGTGTGCGGGAAAGCGTTCCGGCGGGTGACATCATCTCGCTCATGAGCGCGATCGAGGACGTGCAACTGGCCCTCGACCGCGACGAGGCGCACCGGTTCGCGTCGCGACTGTCGGGTGCGGGTGGTCTCGAGCTGATCGTCGAAGTGGCGCACGATCTCCGATCGCCGCTGGCGTCTATACTCTTTCTTGCCGAGACCCTTCGAAAAGCGCAAAGCGGTGTCGTGAATCCCGTGCAGGAGCGTCAGCTCGGTCTGATTTACAGCGCGGCATTCGGACTGAGCGCCATGGCAAGCGATGTGATCGAGCTGGCGCGGGGCGGCGATCGCCTGGTGGACACGGCGCTGGTGCCGTTTTCGGTGGCCGATCTCATGCGCTCTGTACGCGACATCGTGCTTCCGATGGCGGAGGAAAAGGGCCTTACGGTGCGGCTCACCACGCCGGACGCGGATTTTCGGTTAGGCCATCCGGGGGCGTTGAACCGCGTGCTGCTCAATCTCACGACGAACGCGCTCAAGTTCACGAGCGAAGGCCACGTCGAGCTCACGGCCAAGCAGCTGTCGCGGACGCGCCTTGCGTTCTCGGTGCAGGACACGGGACGGGGGATACCGCCCGAAGTGATGAGCTGTCTCTTCGAGACGTTCCGGAGGCGGCGGAACGCGGGCGAGTATACGTTCTCGAGCGCCGGCCTGGGGCTGTCGATTTGCCGCAAGCTCGTCGCCGCAATGGGCGGTGCGCTGCAGGTGGATACCGGCGCCGCGGCGGGGACGCGCTTCAGCTTCGAGCTGGATCTGGCGATCGCGCCGCGCCTCTGA